The following proteins are encoded in a genomic region of Alistipes shahii WAL 8301:
- a CDS encoding SusD/RagB family nutrient-binding outer membrane lipoprotein, with protein sequence MKNTLYRTKIGLAFVTASLLTMVSCTGDFEHFNTDPNSAQQIDPTTLITSMELDAMYPTTGETTVPVNNYQTGWNLLADHYAGYMACANHWEGGINPLVYNLTNNWRSTVFSVAFTQVMPAWLQLKAAYDQGLVAGEVMAVGDILKVVTLHRASDMYGPLPVLHFGEARSPYDAQDVLYDHFFQTLNNSISVLEDFLATTPDSKALVKVDAVYGGDFAKWLKFARSLKLRLAMRIRYVEPDLALQYAQEAIEGGVITSTDENALLQTYRQITVTNPLEMIWNSYNDARMGASMDSYLNGYEDPRREKMFQPATITGGGFHGVVNGLGSTEQKFYTKMSAPNIFGETPMRWLLASEVAFLKAEFKLLKGDKSGAKSDYEEGIRLSFLENGLSASDAADYAQSMKTPARFIDMSENPTKYSKNALGTVSVKWAEDGNELERIITQKWIALYPNGMEAWAEFRRTGFPKLFPINENSNDPSIDKNKQIRRVIFPKSEYANNAGAVNAATRLLGGPDSGGTRLWWDAR encoded by the coding sequence ATGAAAAATACTTTATATAGAACCAAAATTGGTTTGGCTTTCGTTACGGCTTCGCTGTTGACAATGGTATCTTGTACGGGCGATTTCGAGCATTTCAATACCGACCCGAATTCCGCACAGCAAATCGACCCGACTACATTGATCACCTCCATGGAGCTGGATGCAATGTATCCCACTACGGGTGAAACGACGGTTCCTGTGAATAATTATCAGACAGGTTGGAACTTGTTGGCAGACCATTATGCCGGTTACATGGCATGTGCCAATCATTGGGAGGGTGGTATCAATCCACTCGTTTATAATTTGACGAATAATTGGCGCAGTACTGTCTTTTCGGTTGCATTTACGCAAGTGATGCCTGCATGGCTTCAACTCAAAGCGGCCTACGATCAGGGATTGGTTGCCGGCGAGGTGATGGCTGTCGGAGATATTCTGAAGGTTGTGACTCTTCACCGGGCCAGCGATATGTATGGTCCCCTGCCTGTACTCCATTTCGGGGAGGCGCGCTCGCCTTATGATGCTCAAGATGTACTTTACGACCATTTTTTCCAGACGCTCAATAATTCGATTTCCGTTTTGGAAGATTTTCTTGCTACAACGCCCGACAGCAAAGCGTTGGTGAAGGTTGATGCCGTTTATGGCGGGGATTTTGCCAAATGGCTGAAATTTGCCCGTTCGCTCAAACTGCGTCTGGCGATGCGTATCCGCTATGTCGAGCCGGACCTGGCCCTTCAATATGCGCAGGAAGCCATTGAGGGCGGGGTCATCACCTCGACGGATGAGAATGCCTTGTTGCAGACTTATCGCCAGATTACGGTCACCAATCCGTTGGAAATGATTTGGAACTCCTACAACGATGCCCGTATGGGAGCTTCGATGGATTCGTATCTGAATGGTTATGAAGATCCGCGCCGCGAGAAGATGTTCCAACCTGCGACCATTACCGGAGGAGGTTTTCATGGTGTGGTTAACGGTTTGGGGTCGACCGAACAGAAATTTTATACCAAGATGTCCGCTCCAAACATTTTCGGTGAGACTCCGATGCGTTGGCTGCTTGCTTCGGAGGTGGCTTTCCTGAAAGCGGAATTCAAACTGCTGAAAGGCGATAAGAGCGGGGCCAAATCCGATTATGAAGAGGGCATTCGTCTGTCGTTTCTCGAGAACGGATTGTCCGCATCTGATGCTGCCGATTATGCGCAGAGTATGAAGACCCCTGCCCGATTCATAGATATGTCGGAAAATCCGACCAAGTATTCAAAGAATGCATTAGGAACCGTTTCTGTGAAGTGGGCCGAAGATGGAAATGAGTTGGAGCGAATCATTACTCAAAAGTGGATCGCCCTCTACCCTAATGGGATGGAGGCATGGGCCGAGTTCCGTCGCACGGGTTTCCCGAAACTTTTCCCGATTAACGAAAATAGCAACGATCCGTCGATTGACAAAAATAAGCAGATTCGACGGGTGATTTTCCCCAAGAGCGAGTATGCGAACAACGCCGGAGCCGTGAATGCTGCGACGCGCTTGTTGGGAGGACCCGACAGTGGAGGTACCCGACTTTGGTGGGATGCCCGATAA